One window of Canis lupus baileyi chromosome 21, mCanLup2.hap1, whole genome shotgun sequence genomic DNA carries:
- the PCNX3 gene encoding pecanex-like protein 3 isoform X2, which translates to MGSQVLQILRQGVWASLTGGWFFDPHQSTFSNCFHLYVWIFLLTFPFLLYMVLPPSLMVACVYCLVVAVIFTTIKTVNYRLHAMFDQGEIVEKRNSTMGEPEEEPAQGDSSLPRDPGVEMTVFRKVSSTPPVRCSSQHSVFGFNQVSELLPRMEDSGPLRDIKELVREQGSNNVIVTSADREMLKLSSQEKLIGDLPQTPPGAAPDPSLPSTDSSERSPLAGDGAPWSGSSVADTPMSPLLKGSLSQELSKSFLTLTRPERALVRTSSRREQRRGAGGYQPLDRRGSGEPTPQKAGSSDSCFSGTDRETLSSFKSEKTNSTHLDSPPGGQAPEGSDTDPPSEAELPASPDAGVPSDDTLRSFDTVIGAGTPPGPAEPLLVVRPKDLALLRPTKRRPPMRRHSPPGRAPRRPLLESGGFFEDEDTSEGSELSPASSLRSQRRYSTDSSSSTSCYSPESSRGAAGGPRKRRAPHGAEEGTAVPPKRPYGTQRTPSTASAKTHARVLSMDGAGGDVLRAPLAGSKAELEAQAGVELASVEPALLPAEVHRGPAANQPGWRGELQEEGAVGGAEEPGKRDRTSSVWRTQAIRRRHNAGSNPTPPASVMGSPPSSLQEAQRGRAASHSRALTLPSALHFASSLLLTRAGATVHEACTFDDTSEGAVHYFYDESGVRRSYTFGLAGGGYENPVGQQGEQAANGAWDRHSHSSSFHSADVPEAAGSLNLLQPRPVVLQGMQVRRVPLEIPELDLLDQDSLHESQEQTLMEEAPPRAQHSYKYWLLPGRWTSVRYERLALLALLDRTRGLVENILGVGLSSLVAFLGYLLLLKGFFTDIWVFQFCLVIASCQYSLLKSVQPDAASPMHGHNWVIAYSRPVYFCICCLLIWLLDALGSAQPFPPVSLYGLTLFSASFFFCARDVATVFTLCFPFVFLLGLLPQVNTCLMYLLEQIDMHGFGGTAATSPLTAVFSLSRSLLAAALLYGFCLGAIKTPWPEQHVPVLFSVFCGLLVALSYHLSRQSSDPTVLWSLIRSKLFPELEERSLETARAEPPDPLPDKMRQSVREVLHSDLVMCVVIAVLTFAISASTVFIALKSVLGFVLYALAGAVGFFTHYLLPQLRKQLPWFCLSQPVLKPSEYSQYEVRGAAQVMWFEKLYASLQCIEKYLIYPAVVLNALTVDAHTVVSHPDKFCLSCRALLMTVAGLKLLRSAFCCPPQQYLTLAFTVLLFHFDYPRLSQGFLLDYFLMSLLCSKLWDLLYKLRFVLTYIAPWQITWGSAFHAFAQPFAVPHSAMLFVQALLSALFSTPLNPLLGSAVFIMSYARPLKFWERDYNTKRVDHSNTRLVTQLDRNPGADDNNLNSIFYEHLTRSLQHTLCGDLVLGRWGNYGPGDCFVLASDYLNALVHLIEVGNGLVTFQLRGLEFRGTYCQQREVEAITEGVEEDEGCCCCEPGHLPRVLSFNAAFGQRWLAWEVTASKYVLEGYSISDNNAASMLQVFDLRKILITYYVKSIIYYVSRSPKLEAWLSHEGISAALRPVRAPGYADSDPTFSLSVDEDYDLRLSGLSLPSFCAVHLEWIQYCASRRSQPVDQDWNSPLVTLCFGLCVLGRRALGTASHSMSASLEPFLYGLHALFKGDFRITSPRDEWVFADMDLLHRVVAPGVRMALKLHQDHFTSPDEYEEPAALYDAIAANEERLVISHEGDPAWRSAILSNTPSLLALRHVLDDASDEYKIIMLNRRHLSFRVIKVNRECVRGLWAGQQQELVFLRNRNPERGSIQNAKQALRNMINSSCDQPLGYPIYVSPLTTSLAGSHPQLRALWGGPVSLSAIARWLLRSWERLHKGCGAGCNSGGNVDDSDCVGGGGLTSLSNNPALAHSTPENTAGSGDQALPPGPGWGPRPSLSGSGDGRPPPLLQWPPPRLPGPTPASPASTEGPRPSRPPGPGLLSSEGPSGKWSLGGRKGLGGSEAEPASGSPKGGTPKSQAPLDLSLSPDISTNASSPPRAAKDIPCLDSSAPESGTPTGTLGDWPAPAEERESPAAQPLLEHQY; encoded by the exons ATGGGGTCGCAGGTATTGCAGATCCTGCGCCAGGGGGTGTGGGCCTCGCTCACCGGCGGTTGGTTCTTCGACCCGCACCAGAGCACCTTCTCCAACTGCTTCCACCTTTATGTCTGGATCTTCCTGCTCACCTTTCCCTTCTTGCTGTACATG GTCCTGCCCCCCAGCTTGATGGTGGCCTGCGTGTACTGCCTCGTGGTGGCTGTCATCTTCACTACCATCAAGACTGTGAACTATCGGTTACACGCTATGTTCGATCAGGGCGAGATTGTGGAGAAGCGTAACTCTACCATGGGGGAGCCAGAGGAGGAGCCTGCACAGGGGGACAGCAGTCTGCCCAG GGACCCTGGAGTGGAAATGACAGTGTTTCGGAAAGTGAGTTCCACACCCCCGGTACGCTGTAGCTCCCAGCATTCTGTGTTTGGCTTCAACCAGGTCTCG gAGCTGCTGCCCCGGATGGAGGACTCTGGGCCCCTCAGAG ACATCAAGGAGCTGGTGCGAGAGCAGGGCAGCAATAATGTGATCGTGACCTCAGCGGATCGAGAGATGCTGAAGCTAAGCTCACAGGAGAAACTGA TTGGAGACCTTCCCCAGACACCCCCGGGGGCTGCCCCAGACCCCTCTCTCCCCAGCACAGACTCTTCAGAACGTTCTCCCTTGGctggggatggagccccctgGAGTGGGAGCAGTGTGGCCGACACTCCCATGAGCCCCCTTCTGAAGGGGAGCCTCAGCCAGGAGCTGAGCAAGAGCTTCCTGACCCTGACCCGGCCTGAGcgggccctggtgaggaccagcaGTCGACGGGAACAGCGCCGGGGAGCAGGCGGCTACCAGCCCCTGGACCGGCGGGGCTCGGGTGAGCCCACGCCCcagaaagcaggctcctcagattCCTGCTTCAGTGGCACTGACAGGGAGACGTTGAGCAGCTTCAAGAGTGAGAAGACCAACTCAACCCACCTGGACAGCCCTCCCGGTGGGCAAGCCCCGGAGGGCAGCGACACAGACCCACCCTCTGAGGCTGAGCTGCCTGCATCGCCAGATGCTGGAGTCCCCTCAGATGACACGCTGCGTTCCTTTGATACAGTCATAGGAGCAGGGACACCACCGGGCCCAGCTGAGCCACTCCTGGTTGTGCGGCCCAAGGACTTGGCCTTGCTGCGACCCACCAAACGGCGGCCACCCATGCGAAGACACTCTCCTCCTGGCCGTGCCCCTCGGCGGCCCCTGCTTGAAAGTGGGGGCTTCTTTGAGGATGAAGACACCAGCGAGGGCAGTGAACTGAGCCCAGCCTCTAGCCTCCGATCTCAGCGCCGCTACAGTACTGACAGTTCTTCTTCTACTTCCTGTTATTCCCCTGAGAGCTCCCGTGGTGCAGCAGGGGGACCCCGGAAGCGACGGGCCCCTCATGGGGCTGAGGAGGGGACTGCTGTACCCCCCAAGCGGCCCTATGGGACCCAGCGGACGCCTAGTACCGCCAGCGCCAAAACACATGCCCGTGTGCTGAGCATGGATGGGGCAGGGGGTGATGTCCTGAGGGCCCCCCTGGCTGGCTCCAAGGCTGAGCTGGAGGCCCAGGCGGGGGTGGAGCTGGCTTCTGTTGAGCCTGCTCTGCTGCCTGCTGAGGTCCACAGGGGACCTGCTGCCAACCAACCCGGCTGGCGGGGGGAGCTGCAAGAGGAAGGTGCTGTGGGGGGAG CTGAGGAGCCTGGCAAACGGGACCGCACAAGCAGTGTGTGGCGGACTCAGGCCATCCGCAGACGCCACAATGCAGGCAGCAACCCTACTCCTCCAGCCTCTGTCATGGGTTCCCCACCCAG CAGCCTGCAGGAGGCTCAGCGTGGCCGGGCTGCCTCTCACTCCCGGGCGCTGACACTGCCCTCTGCCCTGCACTTCGCCTCCTCGCTGCTGCTCACACGGGCCGGTGCCACCGTGCACGAAGCCTGCACCTTCGATGACACGTCTGAGGGTGCTGTGCACTACTTCTACGACGAAAGCG GCGTGCGGCGTTCCTATACCTTTGGCCTAGCTGGAGGCGGCTATGAGAACCCCGTGgggcagcagggggagcaggcagCCAACGGAGCGTG GGACCGCCACTCACATTCCTCCAGCTTCCACTCGGCTGATGTCCCTGAGGCAGCGGGCAGCCTGAACCTGTTGCAGCCAAGGCCCGTGGTTCTGCAGGGCATGCAGGTGCGCCGTGTGCCCCTGGAGATCCCAGAG CTTGACCTGCTGGACCAGGACTCCCTGCACGAATCCCAGGAGCAGACGCTGATGGAGGAGGCACCGCCCCGCGCCCAGCACAGCTACAAGTACTGGCTTCTTCCTGGCCGCTGGACATCTGTGCGCTACGAGCggctggccctcctggccctgctGGACCG GACTCGCGGGCTGGTGGAGAACATACTTGGCGTCGGCCTCAGCAGCCTTGTTGCCTTCCTGGGCTACCTGTTGCTGCTCAAGGGCTTCTTCACGGATATCTGGGTCTTCCAGTTCTGTTTGGTCATTGCCTCCTGCCAGTATTCCCTGCTGAAG AGTGTCCAGCCTGATGCGGCATCTCCCATGCAC GGCCACAACTGGGTGATCGCATATAGCCGGCCTGTCTACTTCTGCATCTGCTGTCTGCTCATCTGGCTACTGGACGCCTTGGGCTCAGCTCAGCCCTTCCCACCCGTCTCCCTGTATGGCCTCACGCTCTTCTCCGCCTCCTTCTTCTTCTGTGCCCGGGACGTGGCCACTG TATTCACCTTGTGCTTCCCGTTCGTcttcctcctgggcctcctgcccCAGGTCAACACCTGCCTCATGTACCTGCTGGAGCAGATAGATATGCACGGCTTCGGGGGTACAG CCGCCACCAGTCCACTCACTGCAGTCTTCAGCCTCTCTCGCAGCCTGCTGGCTGCTGCCCTGCTCTATGGTTTCTGCCTTGGGGCCATCAAG ACTCCTTGGCCGGAGCAGCACGTCCCTGTCCTCTTCTCGGTCTTCTGTGGCCTCCTGGTGGCACTGTCCTACCACCTGAGCCGTCAGAGCAGTGACCCCACTGTGCTCTG GTCTCTGATCCGGAGCAAGCTCTTCCCCGAGCTGGAGGAGCGGAGCTTAGAGACTGCTCGGGCTGAGCCCCCAGACCCACTGCCAGACAAGATGCGCCAGTCGGTG CGTGAGGTCCTGCACTCTGACCTGGTGATGTGTGTGGTGATTGCTGTCCTCACTTTTGCCATCAGTGCCAGCACTGTCTTCATTGCCCTGAAG TCAGTCCTGGGCTTCGTGCTGTATGCTCTGGCCGGGGCTGTGGGCTTCTTCACACATTACCTGCTGCCGCAGCTCCGCAAACAGCTGCCCTGGTTCTGCCTGTCACAGCCCGTGCTGAAGCCATCGGAGTACAGCCAGTATGAAGTTCGAG GTGCTGCTCAGGTGATGTGGTTTGAGAAGCTCTATGCCAGCCTTCAGTGCATCGAGAAGTATCTTATCTACCCTGCCGTGGTGCTCAACGCCCTCACGGTGGACGCCCACACTGTTGTCAGCCACCCAGACAAGTTCTGCCTCTC CTGCCGGGCACTGCTGATGACTGTGGCTGGGCTGAAGCTGTTGCGCTCAGCCTTCTGCTGCCCACCCCAGCAGTACCTGACCTTGGCCTTCACTGTCCTGCTATTCCACTTCGACTACCCGCGCCTCTCCCAGGGCTTTTTGCTTGACTATTTCCTCATGTCCCTGCTCTGCAGCAAG CTGTGGGACCTGCTGTACAAGCTACGTTTCGTGCTGACCTACATCGCGCCCTGGCAGATCACCTGGGGCTCAGCTTTCCATGCTTTTGCCCAGCCCTTTGCCGTGCCAC ACTCGGCCATGCTGTTTGTTCAAGCTCTGCTCTCCGCACTCTTCTCCACACCGCTCAACCCCCTGCTGGGCAGCGCCGTCTTCATCATGTCCTATGCTCGGCCCCTCAAGTTCTGGGAGCGTGACTACAA CACTAAACGTGTGGATCATTCCAACACCCGCCTGGTCACACAGCTGGATCGGAACCCCG GCGCTGACGACAACAACCTCAACTCCATCTTCTACGAGCACTTGACACGCTCACTGCAGCACACACTGTGTGGGGACCTGGTGCTGGGCCGCTGGGGCAACTATGGCCCCGGTGACTGCTTCGTCCTGGCCTCTGACTACCTCAACGCCCTGGTGCACCTCATTGAGGTCGGCAATGGCCTTGTCACCTTCCAGCTGCGTGGCCTTGAGTTCCGGG GTACGTACTGCCAGCAGCGTGAGGTAGAGGCCATCACAGAGGGCGTGGAGGAGGATgagggctgctgctgctgtgagCCTGGCCACCTGCCTCGGGTTCTGTCCTTCAATGCCGCCTTTGGGCAGCGTTGGCTGGCCTGGGAGGTGACAGCCAGCAAGTATGTGCTGGAAGGCTACAGCATCAGCGACAATAACGCTGCCTCCATGCTGCAGGTGTTTGATCTCCGCAAGATCCTCATCACTTACTATGTCAAG aGCATCATCTACTACGTGAGCCGCTCACCGAAGCTGGAGGCGTGGCTTAGCCATGAGGGCATCTCGGCAGCCCTGCGCCCAGTGAGGGCGCCCGGCTATGCTGACTCGGACCCCACCTTCTCACTGAGTGTGGATGAGGACTATGACCTTCGCCTCTCTGGCCTCTCACTGCCTTCCTTCTGTGCGGTGCACCTCGAGTGGATCCAGTACTGTGCCTCCCGGCGCAGCCAG CCCGTGGACCAAGATTGGAACTCGCCGCTGGTCACGCTGTGTTTTGGCCTGTGTGTGTTGGGCCGACGGGCCCTGGGGACAGCTTCGCATAGCATGTCGGCCAG CCTGGAGCCCTTCCTCTATGGCCTGCACGCCCTGTTCAAGGGCGACTTCCGCATCACCTCCCCACGCGACGAGTGGGTCTTTGCAGACATGGACCTGCTTCATCGTGTGGTGGCACCTGGGGTTCGCATGGCCCTCAAGCTTCACCAG GACCACTTCACGTCCCCAGATGAGTACGAGGAGCCGGCTGCTCTGTATGATGCCATCGCCGCCAATGAGGAGCGCCTGGTCATATCGCATGAGGGTGACCCGGCCTGGCGCAGTGCCATCCTCAGCAACACACCCTCACTGCTGGCTCTGCGCCACGTCCTAGATGATGCCTCCGACGAGTACAAGATCATCATGCTTAACCGGCGCCACCTCAGCTTCCGAGTCATCAAG GTGAACCGTGAGTGTGTCCGTGGCCTATGGGCCGGGCAGCAGCAGGAGCTGGTGTTTCTGCGCAACCGCAACCCTGAACGTGGCAGTATCCAGAATGCCAAGCAGGCACTCCGCAACATGATTAATTCTTCCTGTGACCAGCCGCTGGGCTACCCCATCTATGTGTCGCCCCTCACCACCTCGCTGGCTGGTAGCCACCCCCAGCTGCGGGCTCTGTGGGGTGGCCCAGTCAGCCTGAGTGCCATTGCCCGCTGGCTTCTGCGCAGTTGGGAGAG GCTTCATAAGGGCTGTGGTGCCGGCTGCAACAGCGGTGGGAACGTGGATGACTCGGACTGTGTCGGAGGTGGTGGCTTAACCTCCCTCAGCAATAACCCCGCCCTGGCACACTCCACACCTGAGAACACAGCAG GCAGTGGCGACCAGGCCCTCCCTCCgggcccaggctggggccctCGGCCTTCCCTGAGCGGCTCTGGTGATGGGCGACCCCCTCCATTGCTGCAGTGGCCACCCCCTCGGCTCCCTGGACCaacccctgcctcccctgcctccacgGAGGGTCCCCGGCCCTCAAGgccccctggccctgggctcctcAGTTCTGAGGGTCCCAGTGGGAAGTGGAGCCTGGGGGGTCGAAAGGGGCTAGGGGGATCTGAGGCAGAACCAGCCTCAGGGAGCCCCAAAGGAGGCACCCCCAAATCTCAG GCGCCCCTAGACCTCAGCCTCAGCCCGGATATCAGCACCAATGCTTCCTCGCCCCCCAGAGCAGCCAAGGACATTCCTTGCTTGGACAGCAGTGCTCCTGAAAGTGGCACACCTACTGGGACCCTGGGGGACTGGCCTGCCCCTGCTGAGGAGCGGGAGAGCCCGGCCGCTCAGCCCCTGCTGGAGCATCAATACTGA